The Oncorhynchus clarkii lewisi isolate Uvic-CL-2024 chromosome 20, UVic_Ocla_1.0, whole genome shotgun sequence nucleotide sequence ctgagtggtgcagaggtctaagccactgcatctcagtgcgagaggtgtcactacagtccctggttcgaatccaggctgtatcacatccggccgtgattgggagtaccatagggcagcgcacaattggcccggggtaggccgtcattgtaaataagaattctgtaaataagaatgttctttgcctagttaaataaaaaaacaagtgaatttgtcccaatactttttgtCTTCTAAAATGTTGGGACTATGTACCAAAAGcgctgtaatttctaaactgttcacccgatatggatgaaaataccctcaaataattAAAGCTGActtttaacctcatagtcattgtataatttcaaatccaaagtgctggagcacagagtaaaaaaaaacataatggtcactgtcccaataattatggATTTTAAAATAACCTTAAACTTAAAGAAACCAAGCTAAGTAGACTTTAATTGTACTTTGCCTAATTTCCTGACATTTCCAGTCCGATGACCATGGACACAGAGGTTGTGTCGTCAAAGCAGGAGGGACGTTTTGATGACTCTCTGTCTGATGAGGATCCAAGTCAGAGTGAATCCAACTCACCCACTGCAGTAATCACTCAGGTAGATACTTTGTGAAGTGTGTGTTGTGGCCAATGTCACTCATCATCACTCTTATAATTCAGATGTGTATCGGGGTCtaaatagcctggtcccagatctgtctatGTTTTTGCCAACTCCCATTACTCATTGTCAAGCCAAATATGACAATAAATGACAAGGCGTTTGCATTTCCTCAAATATTTCTCAAATATTGTTTAAATTGCTTGTAAAATAATTGAACATCTCTCGTCTTCCTCTAGGTTTCAGGAGACTCCGCTGGCATGACAGTGGTGCAGTTACCTAGTGGGCAGACACTTCATGTTCAGGGTGTCATCCAGGCTCCTCAGGCCTCTGTCATCCAGTCACCACAGATGCAGAATGTACAGGTAGCTCCTTCcctattcctatatagtgcattgcttttgaccagtgctctatatagggaatatgtgccatttgggatacagactcTTGTCACTATAGTCTTCTTGGCTAAATTCAGTCAAATCTGCATTGTGTTATTTTACTGAGTAGTTATTTTTCCCCATAGAAAAACCAAAGAATGGTTTTGCGTACTTGTAGCTATAGTTTcttagcctgagtgccagtctgtttgtcccATCATGCAAAATTCTTGTCACTCTTTATCATTCCAAACATgcttggcttgacaatgacaCCATTGAAGTTAGCAAAAGCACAAAGTTTAACCTTCATGTACACAGAATGTTGTATTGTGTCTGACTGTCTCTAAGACAACACACTGTCTGCTTTCATTAGACAAATCAGCACGTGATGTCACCCTAGTTGTCCTTTATTCTCTAAATTACAGAgaatctgtcccaaatggcattatattccctatatagtgtactacttttgaccagagccctgtgggggAATAGTGTGTCCTTTCGGAAACACCCTGAGGTTTCTACTATTGTCcaaatttgttttcagcactggGAATGACTTTTATTTTTCAGTATTCAGTAAGGTATTTTAAATGGAGGGAGGTGACCGTACACAGGGATCATATCTATGCATTACTTTCAGACTTCATAGTGTTTTTCTTTGCTCCAGATAACCTCCATAGCTGGGCTTGAAGACGGGGAGTCaacagccacagacacacagaaaagaAGAGAGATTCTCTCGAGACGCCCATCTTATCGGTTGGTAGACATAAAAACGGTGCAAATATGAAACAaacaaaaagtagtgcactataaagggagcaAGATGTAATTTGATAAACAAGCAATGACATTTCAAAGCAATCGAAGCAGAGTAGTTTATTACGTGCTTTCCTCTTTCTTTCAGAAAAATCCTCAATGAACTATCATCAGATTCCTCCTCAATTCCGAGAATCGAGGAAGAGAAACCCGAAGATGAGGTTCCATCCTCCAGTGTGCCTGCAGTTCAAGTGCCAACTTCAATCTATCAGACCAGCAGCGGCCAATACAGTGAGTTTCATTAGGCTCTTGTCAAAATTAGTGCACCAtacagggaataggttgccatagTTAGGACGCAACTATGGTCAAAATGTTGATGTGCACTCACTATTGTGACATTGGGGGTTCTCCCCAAATAATGTAAGAGTTGGTGATGcacgggttgactcataaccgcAGTTATATCTGAGAGGTGGGCGGGTTTAGGGTTATTAAATATTGTGTGGTTGAATAAAGTGAAAACAATACCttaaaaaatacataaatgtATAATTTGTGTGCAAATTATATCTATAGGCTAAATTTAGGGTTTTCTTAAATTATTTTAGGCTATCTGGTATTAGTGCGTAAGCCTAACCTTTAGGGCCAAACTGGAAATGTACCAAATAGACTGCACGCCTATCACCTAATGCTTTTAGGAACGGGCAGAAAACGTTACCGTTGCAGAAAATGTTAACACCGATCCACAGATGCAAATAGGACAATATTGACATTTAATTAAATAAGAGAAAAGCAGCAAAATGAAGAGTTGAACATTAAGAGAAGGGGGGAACAGAAAagtaatgtttgggaaagattaggtgaagtggtaaaagaggttGATAGCAGGctatgttatgtgtgatgattgtgaggcgctatacAAATTCGATAGTCACAAGACaggacttcaaataggcctatagcaCATCAAGGGAACTGTAACCTACTGTTTAGATGTGTtgaatggaaactgaaatctggacactgactgtaggtctataacctctcacatagcctttATAATAAttcctgcagaattaagcatttaTTGCAGTAAAATTATAAACCAAATGGAGGCTAAATGTTGACTTGAAAACAGGAGTGAAAAAATaggatttctttctttcagcatcttgagagaatgctaatgcatgtatctaattatagacaagacacctcacaagtcctcaactggcagcttcattaaatagtaactgcaaaacaccagtctggacgtcaacagcgaagaggcaactccgggatgctggccttctaggcagagttgcaaggaaaaagccatttctcagactggccaataaaaagaaaagattaagatgggcaaaagaacacaggccagcatcccggagttgcctcttcactgttgacgttgagactggtgttttgcgggtactatttaaggaagctgccctttgaggacttgtgaggcatctgtttctcaaactggacactctaatgtacttgtcctcttgctcagttgtgcaccggggcctcccactcctctttctattctggttagagccagtttgcgttgttctgtgaagggagtagtacacagcgttgtacgaaatcttcagtttcttggcaatttctcgcatggaatagccttcatttctcagaacaagaatagactgacgagtttcaaaagaaagtcttggtttctggccattttgagcctgtaatcaaacccacaaatgctgaggctccagatactcaactagtctaaagaaggttagttttattgcttctttaattagaacaacagttttcagctgtgctaacataattgcaaaagggttttctaatgatcaattagccttttaaaatgataaacttggattagctaacacaacatgccattggaacacaggagtgatggttgctggtaatgggcctctgtatgcctatgtagatattccataaaatacaGCCGTTTCcgactacaatagtcatttacgacattaacaatgtctacaccgtatttctgatcaatttgatgttattttaatggacaaaacatgtgcttttctttcaaaaacaaggacatttctaagtgaccccaaacttttgaacagaagtgtatatacactatgtgatgctcgtcaaacatctcattccaaaatcatgggcattaatatggagttggtccccccccttttgctgctataacagcctccactcttctgggaaggctttcctctacatgttggaacattgctgcagggccttgcttccattcagccacaagaacattagtgaggtcgggcactgatgatgGACGATTATGCCTGGCTCGCtgtctgcattccaattcatcccaaaggtgttgaggtcagggctctgtgcaggccagtcatgttgttccacaccgatctcaacaaaccatttctctatggacTTCACTTTGTGcatgagggcattgtcatgctgaaacaggaaggggctttccccaaactgttgccacaaagttggaagcacaaaattgttaatatttcccttcactggaactaagtggcATAGCCCAAACcataaacagccccagaccattattctttctccaccaaactttacagttgtcactatgcattcaggcaggtagtgttctcctggcatctgccaaactcagatttgtctgtcggactgccagttggtgacgcgtgattcatcactccagagaatgcgtttccactgctccagagtccagtggcgagctttacaccactccagccaatgcttggcattgcgcatagtgatcttaggcttgtgtgcggctgctcggccatggaaacacatttcacgaagctcccaacgagcagttcttgtgctgactttgGAACTCGGAGTGTTGCTACCGAGAACAGATGATTTTTCAGCACTAGCCGATCCCGTTCTTAGagaaacaggtgtggctgaaatagccaaatccactaatttgaaggggtgtccacatacatttgagTCCAAAACGGGACACTGGCCCTTTTCGGGGCCTCCCCCCGTGCCGTACTCCACAGCACCACCTTCTGAAATGATCCTGGGGAGAACCCTGACATTAATTTCTATATCCAGTTTGTGTTATTGTGTAAGAGATCTTAAACGGAAGATTCATTGTGGAGGCCAAATTCTCCAGGTTACAGTTGTGCATCAATAAGCCAGTGACCTTCCATAAAGTACAGTACTTTCCTTTATTTCAAGAAAAACATCTAATCTAATGGACCAAAACATCTTGCTTAGAAGCAGCTGATAATCAGCTATTTGTAGCAGTGGTCAGAAATGCACACTCCATTTTAGCTCTGCACATTTACTATCTATATTTTGGTCAGATAAGTTTTAATAAGATTCACACAAACATTCACAATATACCTCTGAGTAACCCATCACTTCTAAAAATGTGTGTCCCTCCTCAGTTGCCATCACCCAGGGGGGAGCCATCCAGATAACCAGCCCAGGCAGTGAGGGTCTGCAGGGCGTACAGACTCTGGCCATGTCCAACTCTGGTACACCCCAGATCCTGCAGTATGCAACCCAGGCAGGGGACTCAGGACAGCAGTTCTTCTCTGTACAAGGTGGCCAGGTGGTGATACAAGGTAGGAACACCTATACCTAAATgaactcaaaagtagtgcactatgtagggaaaaatGTGATTCATCAACTTATAGGTTTGCATTAATTTGGTAAATGAACAAAAGGAAGCTCTTGAAATGGCTGGAGCTTGACTAGTTTGTCTCTAAAAAGTGTAAAGTTTGGCTGGTTGACCCCGTAATGTTACTATGGAACCAGTGTTATGATTTAACAGTAGAATAGATTCAAATGATGTTAGTTGAAGTCATGTCCACCAGAGTAATGTACGCTTTTTCCCCCTGAGGGGTTTCAGTAAAACGTCAGTATTTTTATCAATCCAACACCTGGAACATTTCCCACTTTTTATTATTCTAAAACCTTTCTGTTAGGCTACTTCTTTATTAGGCTGAACTTATTTACCTTATTTTTCAGAGAAATGAATGAAAAGCTTAATAATCATATATTAATAACAAGTATTAAAAGTGAATTGCCTGGGAGTGCTTCAATCAGGGTGCTCACATTAGTACGGCTGCTGTCACTTGGGCACAATATCCTAATGTTTGTTCTACATCGCCTAGTTGCGTCATAGGGTCTAAAAATAACCAGCTAACCCTCCCTCCCCTATCTTGCTGCATTGTGTTGCTCCACTTTAGCATTTGATCCAGGAGCAGAGCAGGGGAGGGGCCTAGAGGCAGAGTGTCTTATTGACTTCAGCAGGTCCAATGATGTCATTGTGATGTCAGTGTCCTTAATTTTAATGTTGTGCGAAGTTGATGGGTGTCCACTCCATGTAGagagcaggcagggagagagaaagacacacagtcagctagataaaaagagagagtgtgtaaTACTGTGGATCCCAGATTGTTAGAGAGTAGAAGATATGGCTGTTACTGGAGATGAGACTGAATCAGGTATGTAACTATCTTTGTCTGTTTTCCTTTCTCAGTATTTCTCAGTTTAATTTTTATAGCAAGTTAAATGTATCATGCTGGCAGTGATAAATAATGTATACCTGCATTGTTGTTCAATTCAGAGATGTACTTGCATTGTTTCTGTATTTAGAGgactaaatacatgttttttttgtgagTAATTACTTTAAAGTTTGGATTGTTAAGTGTCTTTACagaacttttaaaatgtattcaaaagTGTGTGTCTAGTCTACCATAGTTATTAAGTCATAGCAGTTGGCTCAGTTGGAAGCCTCAACTGTGTTTCAGAGTATTAGCAAACTGACGTGCACTGACTAACTAATTCAGGTTAATAGATATCTACTACAGAGGCATCCTGCCCACAGTTCTCTCTCTGAGACTTGAAAACATTACAAGAGTACTGTATAATTACCATTCAACATTCCCATAGTGAAAAGCTAGACATTATGTTGACCGAACATGGTAGTAAGTGTTTAGTTAGCTTGCTCAAcccagttcctgtctgtctgaatgCCCCCTAAAACACTCAAACAGAACGCTTCTCTGGAGcagccaggggggggggggggggggtggcgttGACGTCACTCCGGTTTCCTGGAACCAGATGGGGCCAGGGAAATGAGAATGCTAACTGTCGAGTGAGACTCACATTGACGTCAGCTGGGAGTCGTACTGTGATTCCAGACAGAACAGAGCCCTCAGTGGGAGCAGTGAAAGAGCAGTGATCACAGCTTCAGCGCTACCAGCTTAGTCATCCACTTCGATAacgacaggagagagaagaattCAGCCTTGTTTATCCCTTTAGATCTGCAAGCTGTTACTTGCTCACTCTTGCGTTAAAACACGGGGGCAGTGGTGGCATTTGGGCTATTATAAATTCATAAATGGAAAAAATAGtcaaatgttttgttgtgaaaATATAGTTGTTTTGAATAAGTGTTTATTCTTGCCATATAAGGATGATAGTTTTCTCGAGTATCaggaaatgtcagagagacattTATCAACATACTAGTGGTCAGATCCGAACCACATTCCTACACCAAGGAGCACATTGGAAATACTTTCATGTGTTCTCTTCTGGGTTTTTTATACATCTATTGTGTTCTTCTAGTTTTTTTATTGACCGATAGTAGTCAGAAATGTAGATTGGGAGATGGATAAGAGGGATACAGTACGGAAAGTGAGTGGGGGAATGGAGGATCACACCGCTGCTTTGGACTGCTTTGTACACTACTGAATTATTTTTCAAAGTACAAGATTTGTTTGACCCCAAAATGAATGAATCAGTAGTGAATCATCACCAAATATTGTAGGCTGAAACATAGGCTACAGCCAGTGCTACTGTCTTTTCTCTTTCACTTGGATGGCAGTTATCCACCCAGCAACGAGAAAGACGATTGTCTTAACATAGTCTGACAAAGACATGTCAAGGAGGTAGTTGtagtaaaccccccccccccccccccccccccggacagTATACCACAACATTCTATAgaaagtactacacatgatcaagGGATAGTTTAGTGTGTAGTATagcattctacagtatactacagaattcattagtaagtactgtagtattctatagtaaactgtagtatttgttCATGTGGGTACTCAAACCACACAAAGCTAGATCTGTGCTTAGGCCTACTCTCCCTAATTTGGCACCTGTGCTGTGATCTTAAATCTGTCTGtagaaaaataacatttaaatgaGGTTTGGTTTGCTTAATTCACGGTCCGTTGGaatctggtcttgtctggttgtTTTAACAGAAAAAACATTAAACAAGtggtcagttgttgttagttgttgtgaAATGGACCCATCTACATGATTTGTGTTCAGCGTTTATGTCTAATTTATGGTCGCTTATCCTCTAAGTAGATAGAAGATGAGAAATCTGTGTGATTGAAGGACTGGAGTAAAAAAATACAGCACTTAGTTTTTGCCCCAGTGAGCTAAATATAGGTAAGTGGTCAATGCAAGCGAGAATTTGTTCTCCAGTGTCCACCTTGCTTGAATAAATGACGTAATCACTTCCAATTCtgatgtcctgtctgtctgtgcaagTGATAAACTTGGTTAAAAGAAGTCATATTAAAATGAACCCTGGTGTTCTGTCTGTGTCCCCTAGCTGCCACTGGAGATATGCCGGCATACCAGCTCCGTTCGCCCACCTCGTCGGGCCTGCCCCAGGGTCTGGTGATGGCTGCGTCCCCAGGCTCCCTGTCCATGCACAATCCCCCGGTGCACACTGAGGAGGTAACACGCAAAAGGGAGGTCCGCCTCATGAAGAACAGGTGAGACAGACACAGGTTGCGTCCCAAATTGGCATCCTCTTCCctttatggtgcactactttttcccagaagccctgaagcccactcaaaagtagtgaactatatagggtgccttttgggacacatACTAGTTTTACTCTGTTGCTCTGAATTTGGTCAACAACTGCAAAAGGGGAACAGATTTCTAAATCATTCATGGTCCTCATTCTCAGTTTCCTGTAGATTTTAAAGCACCCCTTTGATAATTGATTATCTATAAAGGTTGACTGGATGTTATGGGAAGTCTCTAAAGTGTTTTTGATTGGTGCTTAGAGCTGGGATTTCTCCCGCTGTCTCTTTTACTCTGTCTTCTCTAGGGAGGCTGCAAGGGAGTGCCGCAAGAAAAAGAAAGAGTATGTCAAGTGTCTGGAGAACCGTGTGGCCGTGCTGGAAAACCAAAACAAGACCCTCATTGAGGAACTCAAAGCGCTAAAGGACATTTACTGCCACAAGAATGAGTAGCTGAGTAGCTGCTCTCAGCCTTgtgccaggagagagagagagatcctactGAGAATGCACAGAGTGGAGTTTACAGATTGACTGCTGTAAAAAAAAGACTCTGGGACGAAAACTACTTTCACTGTCTTTGTTTCTCGTTTACTCCGCTTGTTTGGGCCCAGTCAATTTGATGCTGCACCGGAGGTTGTTAGGTGGCCGTAGGCTTGTGCTCTCCGGGCTGAAGTCAAGTCCTGCTCCGGACAGGACCCCTGTCTGTCCTTGCGCTTGTATGTGAATACACAAGTGACGCCCAGCCGCGTTTGCTTCTGCTGTTTGCAGGGAGGCAGCCAATGAGATGCTAGCctgcagaggaagaggaagtagATATGCTTCCTGAAGGCACACCGCTCACCACCACTGGCTCACCGCATTTGAAAAGCAGAAGCTGCGAAAGAGCCTCACTATCAGCCAGCAAGTTCACATTAAGTGCACGCAGACTCACCAGCAAGTCAACCTACCACAGCCGGACtctgtttgtgctgtcatgccaactccttgttACTTTTTTATCACATTTGGCTTGACAATGAAAGCATTTGAGTTGGCAAGAGTACaaccagatctgggaccaggctaaaccTATATATCTTTACTTGTCACTGCTAGCTACAGTTGTTCTCCTTATATTACTGTACTTCTCTGCTCACCTTGGCTGTTGTCAACATACCTTTGTTAAATCAGGTGGACCTCATCTTTCAGGACAGTGTGATGAGTAAATACACTTTCCGAAATTATTTTAGTTTTGAAATTCTATATTTGTCCTTTTGACTGTCAATCGGGGTTGTCTAATGACTTCACGTGTTACCTGAATCAATGTGTAAAACCCAGTGTCGAGGATGTGAGTATACGCCTTTCACTTGGTCTCTTTTCAAACAACACAGTTCAATTTAAAATGTAAAATTAACATGGCGTGGCCCTCGGATGAGTGTATctaaaattattatatatttcTAGCCATTGGAGGAATCTTATCTCACTAAGACCATCTTGAAATGACTACTGCTTTACCACACAAAATTGCTACATTTGATGTTCACTGAATCTCTCACCAGTCGTTGTcccctttgtctgtctgtctcggaaCAGTACTGTGCTGTGCCAGTGTACTGTACAAAAGAAGTACTGAAAGTGCTGATAAGCTGATGTTTGGGTATTTTGATACTCATTATAAACGTTTTATGTGAATTAGTTGATCATAACATATAAGATATGGCCCAAATGGCCCACTATtttctttatagtgcactacttttgacctgagttctatgggcccaggtcaaaattagtgcactaaataggtaaTAGTGTGCCAGTTGGCATGTAAAAATAGAGTTCATGACTGCTCTGTTTGAAAGGTATGTCCATGAGAGCACAGACCtgactatgatgatgatgatgatgatgtagcttTGTTTTCTTTCCTCACACCAGTTCTGCTTGCAGTGATTTTGCAGCCTCCCGCTTGCTTTGAATTTCCTGATAACCtttctgtttacatgtatatGTCCTTTGTATGTTTGTTGTCAGGCCAGTAGTTATACAATTCAGGTGAGATGTAAAATAAATTTGATCTCAGTAAATGTTTTGGATAGAATTGAAAAGTATGTCAAACAGGTTAGCTCTTAAAGCCAGATGTTCACCTCATGTGTATTGATCCCTCTTATGTTTGAATATTGTCAAAATATACTATTTCTAATAAAATGTCCATACCACAGTATGAATTACACTGAAATGATGTGTTAGATTAATCCTCATTCAGAAAACTACACACTGTATTGACTGAAGTCTGTACCACACAATGCCTTTGGGCTCACCTCTGAAATAACAAGCACAAGGATGAACAAATACTAACCAACATAATTTCTCTTCACCTCAGATACCTTTAACTCTGACATCACAACATTTCACAACAGAAGTGTTACACCAGACAATTTACATCTTCATGATGCTCTAACATAATTCATTATGATACTCCAGGCATCAGAAATGCATATAAGAAATAGATTTTCTCCCCTAGAGTCCCGAAGGAATATCACTGTTATACCATTATATCACAcagactgtcacaccctgatctgtttcacctgtttctatgattgtctccaccccctccaggtgtggcttattttccccagtgtatttaagtcaaccagcggttttttCCTGTATTCTTTTTTGCTGTTCTCCTtttttctagtcttcccggttttgacccttgcctgtttctggactctacCTGCCtgcttgaccattctgcctgccttgaccatgagcttgtctgccactctgtacctcctggactctgatctggttttcaccttttgcctgtccatgaccattctcttgcctacacctttggattattaaacagagtaagactccaaccatctgcatctgggtctcgccttgtgccttgatacagACTATCTCAAGTACAATAACAGTTTATTGCTTTATAGTATAGCTAGGAAACAATACTGTTTTATACCTTGTTTCTGCTCTACTAACTGCCCTCAAGTTTCTtgttatttttaagccttgaattTCTCATCT carries:
- the LOC139376032 gene encoding cAMP-responsive element modulator-like isoform X2; this translates as MAVTGDETESAATGDMPAYQLRSPTSSGLPQGLVMAASPGSLSMHNPPVHTEEVTRKREVRLMKNREAARECRKKKKEYVKCLENRVAVLENQNKTLIEELKALKDIYCHKNE
- the LOC139376032 gene encoding cAMP-responsive element modulator-like isoform X1, with amino-acid sequence MTMDTEVVSSKQEGRFDDSLSDEDPSQSESNSPTAVITQVSGDSAGMTVVQLPSGQTLHVQGVIQAPQASVIQSPQMQNVQITSIAGLEDGESTATDTQKRREILSRRPSYRKILNELSSDSSSIPRIEEEKPEDEVPSSSVPAVQVPTSIYQTSSGQYIAITQGGAIQITSPGSEGLQGVQTLAMSNSGTPQILQYATQAGDSGQQFFSVQGGQVVIQAATGDMPAYQLRSPTSSGLPQGLVMAASPGSLSMHNPPVHTEEVTRKREVRLMKNREAARECRKKKKEYVKCLENRVAVLENQNKTLIEELKALKDIYCHKNE